TATCCCCGCAACCTTTTTACCCTTCGTTGGGCAATCTTATTTGACGTATTTATAAGAGTGTGTGTCTTGCCCAGTTGCGTGTGAGGTTTGTTGCATATTGTCGTGGCTAATGTGCAAGAGTTGAGTGCGCCTGACAGCTGTCACGACAACACTACAAAGTGGACGCGGTTGCTAGCTTAGCTCTTAGCCTAGCATTGTAGCCTGCCGTGTCAATCGCGGTGTTTAGATTCTATTTTTACCATGATTCGTCAATTCCGACATGTATTACGTCATCGTTACATGATTCCACATGCTAGGCATTTGTAGCCGTGCTTGCTTTCTTAAAGCGTGTGCACGAGTTGTTGCATATTTATCTTAGATATGCAGATGGACACCCACTAAAACATAGGCCTATATTTTAACACACCCTCCCATCTAAAAGTAGCGGCAGCATGTGATGAACTTTTGATGTAGTTCTCTGTGTGAGGACAGTGTATTTTATCTCCAAATCTGTGATCCAAGTAAATCGTATATCGAGAAATCTTGTAAGTGGTCCGCTACTGTGGGACTTCCCATATTACATAATCCACCTCCACGTTTCTGTTGCAggatcatcatcctcatctcaGCTCCTCCTCGGATGTGAACTGAATAAACATCTGCAGCGTTCATCCTTCTGAGTAGAGGATCGGCCTGGTTTTGGGAACACTTGGACATTGAGTCAGTTTAACTGGCAGTCTGTGTGCTTCTAACCCACCAGCATGTTCATCCAACAGTCAATACCCTAGCCAAACCTGAGCCTGGCTTCCCAAAGATGACAAGGTATTCTTATTTATATCTTCTTATAAGTTATATGATCAGCTTTTTTGTTTATATCTATATTGCACACAGAAATCACGGTTTGGACCTTGTTCGATGATTTcccaaaaatggatggatggttttaaaACAACTATTTAATGTTACTTTAACTGTAATATATTGCAGAGACACCGGGCAGTGACGACACCCaatcaaacaataaaaataaaaaaatacccaTGTTTTTGGTTACgacaaaaagtgtttaaaagatGTTTGACTGAAGCTACAAccataaaataattatttgagtgacaatttattttgtgtgtgtggcaagCCGCTGGCAGGCTGCATCTACAGAATGATGGGAGGAAGTGACACTGGCAGTGGGGACAAGGATGGGGTGGTCACCGCTGCCATACACGTCCCCATCGGCTGGCAAAGGAGAGTGCATTGCGGCCAGGTGGCGTATGTCAGGTACGTTGATGATGCTGATTCAACCATgaagagagattttttttttttcaagtgaccCCAAAACTATGTAATTTGATCTGTGATTAAGGCAACCCTTCCAGTTACTAAACCATCACCTTAAACAATAGAAAATACCAGAATCAAAATATTTGGCAAtcaggaaatgtttttttgttaggATTAATCATGCAGTGATGTGTTCTGACACATGCAAAGCTCCTAAAGAGCAAATGACTACCGCACAATCAGCCCATTTTATTTAATGAATAGTTTTTAAGAATATCAGAATAtcaaaatatgaatcaaatttgttacaaccctttttttttttttcaagttatcttgacatttcattgttcattcTTATGTAAGCAACCTGTGGCTAAACATTTGACATGAATCCATAATGGTTAATTGATCATTTGACTTTTCTGAGGTGTTCGGCAGAAAGTCAAAGAACCAACTAAGATCTATAAAACCTCACCTCTGAAACTATTCCACATATCAGTAAGCCAGGAGGTACAaaatacttgtgtgtgtgtatatgcgtTTGTTTATGTAGTCCCAGTGGTACTTCTCTATCCTCCCTGGATGAGGTGAAGACCTATCTGTTGACTGATGGCACCTGTAAATGTGGTCTGGAGTGTCCGCTTGTCATCAACAAGGTAAAGCTGTTTGCTCGCGCAATCATCAGTCTATAGAAATGTGACATTGAAGAGAATTTTCAACTTCCAGAGAATATAGTTTAGTGTCAGTACAACAACATGGACTCTCGTTTTATTCATTATGTTTTTACCTCCAACAGGTTTTCAACTTTactttgggggtaaaggtagaGCAGCACAAGCAGCCTATcggcaaagcagagcaggacatgACCAAACTGTGCAACCATCGGAGGAAAGTGGTAGCGATGGCTGCTCTGTGTCGGAGTATGCAGGCGTCACAGATGCCCTTTGCTAACCTTCATCACCCTGGTAAGACCTCCGTAAATTCCTGTCAGCCATGCAGACAGTCATTGTAAAAGCCAAGTTGATTTAGCAGATGTATAAATACTGGTAGCAACACGCTAATGGTGAACTCTAAGCATGAATATATACTATCTTAGCATCATTACTTAATGACTTTTTGTCTTAATAGGCATATGAGAGGGTAAGGCTAAGGATATAATTCACAAAACAGCATTCTGCCTGTCGTGAATGTTCTTTACTTCCAGCCCATACCTGAGGAAAAATATTTACTAATGCATGAGGAAATTCGATGATATTGGCGTTCAATCGGCAAACCTTATTTTCGAAAGGCCTAATATTGGCCGGCCAATCAGTCAGGCCCCACTTTGGAAGTTGTCATGAGAAAGCAACAATATTTTATCATTTtcagccatctttttttttttctttcttctttcagaAGTGAGCAAGGGAATGGGTAATTGCAACCCAAAGAGGGCTCCTGTTGAGCGGGAAGAAGAGGACAGAGGCATTTACCACCCTAAATTTCATCCGGCTCCTGCACAACCTCAGAATGCCAGTGCCAGCCCAGTTCGTCTCACAAGTTTATTTATCCTTATAATGGCTCCTCCCCAGGTCCTCACACAGGCGCAAACTCTCACCATCCGCTTGATGCTTTTCGAAGGCTTcaccctcctccacctcctcaaaCAGTGCCCTTTACCACTTCCAGCAGCCCCCCATTCTCGTCTTACCATGTTGCCCAAAGGTCACCCCGCACACTCACTCCTCAAAATGGTAGTCAAGGTCAAAAACTGCCACAAACTTCTGAAACGCCTTCCTCCCCTCTCCTAAGGCCCCAACCTTCACCTCCTTGCTCCTCTCCTAAAAGCTTCATCATGGGGGGCAGAGTATCACAGACTCAAGCGCAGCATCCCTATGGGGTCATAGGTGGAGGCTCTCCCCTTTCACCCACTCCCATCCTCTCTCCATCTGTCCATAACATGAATTGCGTGTCTCCACAGCAGCGGTCCCACCACCCTTCGGCCTCCCCCTCTTATGTCTCTGATCAGGGCGGAAGCTCCACTGCGGTAGCTGAAGGACTGACGGCGAGTAATTTGTCACGGAGGAGGAAGTCGTGCTCTTCCTCTCCACACTCCCCTCTGCCTTGTGGTTCACCAAACCCCGCCCCCCACATCTTCAAGTTCAAGCTGGAGGACATCTTGGAGCAGTTCAAGAACTCAGGCAACAGTAGCACTAATAATAACCACCACCTCCCAAACTCGACCAACCCCAACATGTTGACCAACCAAAGCAGTCACAGTCCTCTTACTCCCCCTCGGAAACCCTCAAAGAGTGCAGCGAGTCCCAGCACAGTAGCGCCAGCTTTTGGGTTGAACTCTGCAGGGATTTCCAGCACTACTCTGGGGGCTTTTTTAAACCACCACAGTCAGCAGGGCGAGCTGTCGTCCTCAACTTCTTTTCCCGCAAGCAGTCTGCTCTCCGCGGCTGCTAAAGCTCAGCTGGCTAGCCAGGTAACCCAAGGCCAGGGCTCAAATGTGGCTTGTAGCCAAACAAGCGTGTCCTCTTCCTTGGAAATCTTGACTGAGGCACAGCAAAAACAGTCGACAAAGGTAACAAACAGCACTTTAAAAAATTGCCACCTTTCTTCCCTGACAACTGCCTCTAGGCCTCACTATCCCTGTCTAGCAGCAGCCTCTTCTGTCCTCTTTCCTTCATCCCACTCCTTGGCCCAGTCCCTGTCGTCTTCCTTGCCCCAGTTGCCTCCTAAAACAGAACAAAATGCATCGCACAGAAAGAGACGACGGCGATCTCCCACTGTTCTCAGCATGATCAAAGACACCCAGCCGCTGGCCAACGGGCCGCAGAGGACCTCGCCCGGAGACTCTGCCTCTGCTACCGCTATGAACTTATCATCTTCGGCGTTCCCTCGCCTCGCATCTGCCTCAGATATGCAGAACCCGAGTGGCGTCACCTCCGAGCACCACCATCATTTGCCGCCAGGGCAGACGTCCAAGTTCCTGATTTCCAAACGGACGGCACATCTCTCCGGAACTCCTCGAGAGTTAGAGTCCTTGGATATCACTCCGGCACCAACACCCCTTAGCTTGGATCCTCCAACCCAGCCCCTCTCTGCTCTGCTGCACTTACTCAGTGTGCAGAATGCTCAGGCCGCAGCTTCGGCTTCCAACGCTGCTCCAGGTCATTTGGCATCTTTGACTGTTGAAGGGGGCGGACACACTAAGTCACAAAGCCCTGAACCTTCACCCTCTTCTATAAATTCTCATTCTAACCACCCGCATCCTCCGTCACCATGCCGAACCAGTAACACGAATACAATACCTTTGGTTCCAGAGATGCTTTCTCCCCCTCACACCCCTACTCATTTTAGATCAGCGCAGTCTCAGTCTGTGGGATTAAGTCCTCTACAAAAACATTCTTCGACACGTTCAAATTTAGCTTTacccaacagcagcagcagcccatcTGTACATGTGGCCGCTACTCCACTGGACAGGCATCATCCAACTGAGAATCACATTCCAGCAACTGACACTGTTTCCCGGGTACTTTCACCCGAAGCTTCGCCGCAGAGCATGATCAGTAACGACATGTCAACAGCAGACCCGAGTCACGCACAAGGCATTGTGTCTGCGGCGTTACCCACCTCACCAAAACCTCTTGATCTTAGCAATCATGTTCTTGCCCTCCTTGCAGCATCCTCCACTGTACGGCAGGAGGAACGCAGCTCGGCTGACCATACAACAGATGTAGTGATGTTTCCCCAAGAAAATCACACTGCAGGTGAATAATGCCCGTGTAATCATGTTATTTGTTAATGTTAAGGCGTTGCAAGTTTGGGTTGACCCCCTCTGTACTTGAACATTTGAGCCCTTCTTTTACTTGTGTAACTTGTTTTCTTGAGTAGAGCTTTTATGTTATATCAGATAAAGGTTTGTTGATTCATATTTttgcccgtttttttttttttttgcaggttccGGTGACTCTGGACGCGGGGACTTGAAGAACTCCACCTCAACAAAACCTCTGACACCCACTAGTTCCGATGTCGTCGGCTCCTCTCAGCTTGGGGAGGACAGTCTTCAGACTTCTTTACCTCTGGCAGAGGCCTTCCCTTTCATGAACCAAGAGCAGCTACTTCAGCTGCTGTCTTCCACAGGAGGGCTGCCATCCATCTTGGACCCTACGGTCCTTTCCTCATTACAGCTCGGAGGGCTGTGGTTGGGTGGGCAAAATGCACAGGTGCCACCTTCCGCTGCTGCAACACAAAACCTTGGTGAGCAGCAGTCCTTAATGATACAAGCAGAGACACAGCAGCAGAGCCAGGATCAGCAACAGAAGCAGCAACAACTAAACTGTAATCCTCTCTTTCCGTTGTTGCCCCTGTTGAGCGGCATGCAAGGGGACTTACCTCTCAATCTAGTGGGCCTTCCAAACCCAATCCCACCTCCAACTTCAGTCTCTGCCACAGGACAGGAATCTGATTTGGGGCTAACAGAAAAACCAAGTCTTCAAGCTTTGCTTATGGCGTCTTTGCTGTTTGGGCAACACCAGGCGCCTTTGTTACCCTTATCTGCACTGAGTCAGCTGGGTCAGGTCAGCTTGGAGGTTCCTCTTCAGCAACCGCCACAGATCCCTGCCACCATGGAGGGCCTCACGTTGGACAAGGCCGCCGCTCTTCTGGATCCATCAACTCTTCACGGGTCGGGAATTCTGGAAGTCATGCAGGGCCTTCCCCTCCCACCTGGAGCGGAGGGGTCTATTCAAGCTCTGCAGTCTCTGCTGCTTCCTACTGCCCTTCCTCCTCATCCGGCGACCTTCCTGCCTTTAAGCCCCGCcctcctcacagctgccctaaATGCAGCAGACCTATCCCACACTCAGTTAACTCCTGTTCAGCATACCCAACCTCAGGTAGGCTCCTCGTCTCCttaggtgcgtgcgtgcgtgtataatTAACCAATTCAAAAACAACCGTCAAAATGAGAAAGACAATGTGGAAAAAACTCTTACAACACTGATGCATATATATAAATCTTAGGTTCGCCTCAGACTTCTGATCTATCTATTGCTATCCTACAGGAACTGTCTGACGCTGGTGTGGACACCCTCATCCCTCTTTCTCTCCAAGGCAAGGAAAACCCCATTCTCCAGCAATTGCTTCCCACTTTGCTTAACCCTGCTGTGTTAGGTGAGTTTGTGAGCAGCATCGTACGTCTGACGCTCCATGGCCCATGGGATTTAAAGCTGACAGCCAACACGTGTGTTATGTTTGTAACGCTGCTTTTTATAGGAGACATTTCCGGTATCGCCGGGCTCCATAACATGGTGGGTATTGGAGCCGGTTCCATCCTCCTACCCTCGGTTCAGGCCTCATCTTTGGGCATGCCTCTCCTGCAAGGTCCCGTTGGGACCATCAACTTGCTCAACAACATTCAGGTAAGTAACTCTCACGTTTTACCTGCACAATATGGGTCGCTTTTGTTGACTTTTCAGTGCAGATGACACACGAGAATCACGTTGCTTTGTTTTTAGCATTAACTCTACGTAGAACTGTTTTTAATCTGTTTTGATACacaatgacattttgaaaatgGGCTATCAACATCGGCCAGACTGTACAGTCTATAAATGTCGCTATCGGTTCGAGTTAGAATTTAAAAATGACAGTTGGTAAAACCATGCCGTTTGACGAGCTTTACCCACTGTGTTCACACGGTTAATATAAacttctatttttgtttttctcccttAAGCTGAATCTTGCACCATCCTCCGAGGAAGAGAAGTCAGGCTCGTTTCAGGAAACACAGAGCCCCACCCCTGACAGTGATAATCCAGTTTCTCAGATCTCTCCTGAAGAGATTGCTAATCCGGCGCCAACGCCTGTCCAAGAACCTAGCCGTCCGCCACAGCGAGCGTCCGAAGACAGGCCCGTCATCGACCCCTACACCTCGTTCATGGATACCATTTACACATCCTTCCTTCAAATTAACGCTAAAGAGCAGGAAGATGGGGTCCGCTCTGGTCCGTCTGACCCAACATCACCTTTCTGTGCCTTACCGCCTGTCACTTTCCCCATGGAGCACCACACACTCTCCACAACTGCCCCAGCTCAGCACCAGGCGAGTGCTCCGGTCTCCCTCAGCCCAAGGCGGGCTTGCTCCTTGCGAAATCCAGACTTGTCCCGCCTCAACTTGGAAGCGGCAGCCCATTCTCCAGCCCAGGGTACGCCCAAACCCACCGAGGATGTCGCCACATCGCCTTTACAAAGAAAAGCAGTCATGGTGGAGGGACAAACTCATCCAGAGGCTTCCATATACTTGGAGGAAGCTAAAACGGATTGCACCAGTGTGGAGAGACAGACGGGTTATCGGAGTCCCAGGGATGGTTGCAGTGGGAGGCCCTGTGAGGATACACcaggaacaatgctgcacagtGAACAGGGAAGGGTGAGTGTCTGCTGTTTCCCTTTTTAGTCCAGCATGTTGTCAAAATGAGGTGGTTGGCTGCATCTTTTTATGTGGAACTTATTCTCGGCTATTTGCTGAAAGTCATCCGATTGCGTTTACACTCCTTATATGCCGCAAGATGATGACAACATCCTGCCCCGGGCTAATAGAAATGTCCAGTGCTCAAGTTAGTACAGTTGTTATCATAAAGTTGCTTACACTGGCAAAATTTGAAGAATATTGGCCATTTTCGGGGAATTTTCACCGATCACACTGAGAACTTTGGATTTAGGAATAGTGATCAGGGAAGCTATTTGTGGGCCCTTTTCAAATTATATTGACCACTGAAAATCTTAATGGCTCTGATCAAAAGTTAACATACTGTAATTGACTATATACACACAATGACTGTACAGGAGTGGATTTTCACGCCCGTCCCATCCCACTCCCACAGAAAAATTCCATCCTGTCCCAGTCTGAGaccatagttaaaaaaaaaatcgtgtcCCATTCCATCTGAAAACAATGCCCGCCTCTGTGCCGCTTCCCTGACTCACACTCCCATACCGCTCctatgttatataataataataataataataataataataataataataataataataataataagtttcAACCTGTGCTGTCCCAATCCCTTGATTAAAGGTAAAATTGACTCCCATCCCACGGGAACTCCACAGGATTCCTGAAAAAAATCTCAGCATCTAgttgacacacacacgtggTTGAAATGGCTTTTAAAGGCACTGTTTGGAGTGTCAAGCAAGATTTTAACGCAAGTCTTCAATACTCACTACCACTACCCTAATCTTAAATGAGCACCAAGAAAATTATGACAGATTAGATATGTTGAAGACTAAAGCATTGCAATCAACTAATGGATCGTAATGGTGGTTTATACGTCCTTGACCAATGATGTCATTGTGATGCATTTTTCGCCAAGGAACAATCAGGAACTGCCTCTGGAGCCCGCcgagggagaaaaagaaaacaaacgtaAGTTGCTTTGTCAGCAGTTCTTTAGCTgagtctttttatttattttttgatcatGTCAACGTCTCACTGTTTTATATTTTGTGCATCAGGCTGCAGAATGTGTTGGAGGACTTCAGAGACGTAGATGCTACAGGACTCGAAGAAACTAAGGCTACTACTACGGTACGAGTCATTTTTTCCTGGAAGTGGCAGCAGCACAAGAGAAGCACAGTTGATTGATTAAAGCATCGCATGATTAAACCGGCCATCTTTCTCAATCTGTAAACAAATACAATCGATAAACCGGTGAAGCTGCTATATTCAGTCCCAATATTTCTCAAAACGTCCAAATTCAGATGTTGTGTAaatggtaaataaaaacaaaacaatatttgcACTCCCCTCTGTTCCTATAGTTATTGTTCAAAGTGATAAccgttcattttttattttttctgtcctTCGTCCTGTTGCAGACGGCCCTGTTGAAGCCCGACACATCAGTCCGAGGCCGGAGGAGACGAGGGGCAAGGTCTCAGAGGCAGTGATTGGTGGAGGGAGCTGTCAATCGCAGCTGTTCACCAATCACAGACATCACCTCCTGGCCCCTCCCTGCACTCGCACACTCATGTCAcctatgtttttttgtttgttttatcttCATACTCAGTCAACTGCACTAATGCTGTTCATGTTAACAAACGCCATGGAGCCAGGTGGAAAATAAAGCATAGGACGAGCTCCGGTCAGGGGGAGAAAATAATTTAatagaaagttaaaaaaaagtgactatTTTCTCACTCTTAGGTCTAGTTCACACGCTAATGGTTGTGTTTGGTGTGATCACAGCTCTCTTCGTGATGTTAGCGTCATATCATTTTACCCAGAATAACAAGTGTACTGTTCTCATTTATGTGTTACTGTGAGTCACAATGAAGCCCGTCTACTTGAACCATGCTCTCTGTGGAAAGTGTGTATCTCATTgtatgtatgtgcgtgtgtgtgtgtcttttttaatAATGTTGATTGTGTAGGACAACAGTGCTATTGCTGAGCCCCTCACTTTCCGGCCGTGCTATAGTTGGAATTCTGGTCATGCCATGAATGAGACCCACTGTTCAAACACAGAAAGGACTCGGTAAGGCACCCTTCAAATGTTTTCAGATGGTGCTTAGaggtatgattttatttttccttcataTAAAGCCACCGTAGTTGGGTTTCTTACGTCTTCCCTTCAGTATACAGCCATTCGTCATGTAGCCCCTCCATCATGAACAAGATGGGGATTCTTAAAAGCCAGAGCTGTGATACCTAATGTGGATTTGATGAGTTTTTGTCTAACTGTAGATTATGAAATGATATCCTCACACTGCCCTCCCCTCAAAATACTGGCATCTCTTGCtgtatttaacaaaaaaagaaaagcaaattatgcaatttGTATACACTTGGAGATTTGTACATATGTACAGTTAATGTGTTTTATTATGATTTTATATGGTTTAGAGAAAAGAGATGAGTGCAAACAATTGTGAATTTTTCTGGGAGTACTTTTCTCATTCTACCCCCTGGCTTTCAATacttatgtttaaaaaaatgattaaattgtgGGCTGTAGCTTTCTTTTTTATATGggagtctttttttatttaatattaaaaCTATTTACAGAAAATCTACTCTTGGgttcatttaatttttacatTCATGTAAAGCGGGGTACCCATTCATGCTCACCGTTTAACATCCAAACCGATTTTAAATGTAATTGACTTTGTAGTCATTGTATGTCATTGCTTCAACCCGCTTCCCTAAACACAATGTGAAATGAAGTTGTATTGAATGTTGATCATGCACTTgccgaaataaaaaaaaaaaaatcagatcgaGATGGCCATCACGCAAAACGGGAAGAAAAAACTGACAGAAGTTTAAAAACATGGAATCTGGTAACCACATTAAATGAGCACATGTCACAATCATAAGATATATTTTTCTTGCTGATATTTTTCAATGCCGCATTTTTTTGTCTAGAAACATTGTTGTGACGTTTCATATCGCCTATCTTCAATCCTGGCTTCAGGATGAGTGCTGATGACGCGTCGCTGTGTTGTCATTCCTTCTGCTGGTTGTGGTTTCCCCAGAGGATGAAGAGAAGCTGCAGCCGTTGCGGTAGCAGGATGCTGAGCCATAGCTGAACAATGGTGGCGAGGTGGGTACCACTCTAGACACTGCCTTAAGGTGATTGAACGGTAGCTGCGACGCACCAGTGAATCCACCATCTTGGATGTGGTAGATCTGCCCATAAACAATGCAAGTCAATGGACGATCATAAAACAACCTGCAAAGTGCTAAAAATTGTTCGCACCCACAAGTTAGCTGCATTACGAATGTGTGACGTGTCAGTTAAAAAGATGTTACATGAGTTCCGGTTGAGTAGAAGCACCTGACTCTTAAACCAAACTGGCAGTTTTTTGACTGCGTAGACTTGAATTT
This region of Syngnathus typhle isolate RoL2023-S1 ecotype Sweden linkage group LG2, RoL_Styp_1.0, whole genome shotgun sequence genomic DNA includes:
- the LOC133150096 gene encoding methyl-CpG-binding domain protein 5-like, which encodes MMGGSDTGSGDKDGVVTAAIHVPIGWQRRVHCGQVAYVSPSGTSLSSLDEVKTYLLTDGTCKCGLECPLVINKVFNFTLGVKVEQHKQPIGKAEQDMTKLCNHRRKVVAMAALCRSMQASQMPFANLHHPEVSKGMGNCNPKRAPVEREEEDRGIYHPKFHPAPAQPQNASASPVLTQAQTLTIRLMLFEGFTLLHLLKQCPLPLPAAPHSRLTMLPKGHPAHSLLKMVVKVKNCHKLLKRLPPLS
- the LOC133143210 gene encoding mucin-2-like, which codes for MGGRVSQTQAQHPYGVIGGGSPLSPTPILSPSVHNMNCVSPQQRSHHPSASPSYVSDQGGSSTAVAEGLTASNLSRRRKSCSSSPHSPLPCGSPNPAPHIFKFKLEDILEQFKNSGNSSTNNNHHLPNSTNPNMLTNQSSHSPLTPPRKPSKSAASPSTVAPAFGLNSAGISSTTLGAFLNHHSQQGELSSSTSFPASSLLSAAAKAQLASQVTQGQGSNVACSQTSVSSSLEILTEAQQKQSTKVTNSTLKNCHLSSLTTASRPHYPCLAAASSVLFPSSHSLAQSLSSSLPQLPPKTEQNASHRKRRRRSPTVLSMIKDTQPLANGPQRTSPGDSASATAMNLSSSAFPRLASASDMQNPSGVTSEHHHHLPPGQTSKFLISKRTAHLSGTPRELESLDITPAPTPLSLDPPTQPLSALLHLLSVQNAQAAASASNAAPGHLASLTVEGGGHTKSQSPEPSPSSINSHSNHPHPPSPCRTSNTNTIPLVPEMLSPPHTPTHFRSAQSQSVGLSPLQKHSSTRSNLALPNSSSSPSVHVAATPLDRHHPTENHIPATDTVSRVLSPEASPQSMISNDMSTADPSHAQGIVSAALPTSPKPLDLSNHVLALLAASSTVRQEERSSADHTTDVVMFPQENHTAGSGDSGRGDLKNSTSTKPLTPTSSDVVGSSQLGEDSLQTSLPLAEAFPFMNQEQLLQLLSSTGGLPSILDPTVLSSLQLGGLWLGGQNAQVPPSAAATQNLGEQQSLMIQAETQQQSQDQQQKQQQLNCNPLFPLLPLLSGMQGDLPLNLVGLPNPIPPPTSVSATGQESDLGLTEKPSLQALLMASLLFGQHQAPLLPLSALSQLGQVSLEVPLQQPPQIPATMEGLTLDKAAALLDPSTLHGSGILEVMQGLPLPPGAEGSIQALQSLLLPTALPPHPATFLPLSPALLTAALNAADLSHTQLTPVQHTQPQELSDAGVDTLIPLSLQGKENPILQQLLPTLLNPAVLGDISGIAGLHNMVGIGAGSILLPSVQASSLGMPLLQGPVGTINLLNNIQLNLAPSSEEEKSGSFQETQSPTPDSDNPVSQISPEEIANPAPTPVQEPSRPPQRASEDRPVIDPYTSFMDTIYTSFLQINAKEQEDGVRSGPSDPTSPFCALPPVTFPMEHHTLSTTAPAQHQASAPVSLSPRRACSLRNPDLSRLNLEAAAHSPAQGTPKPTEDVATSPLQRKAVMVEGQTHPEASIYLEEAKTDCTSVERQTGYRSPRDGCSGRPCEDTPGTMLHSEQGREQSGTASGARRGRKRKQTLQNVLEDFRDVDATGLEETKATTTTALLKPDTSVRGRRRRGARSQRQ